The sequence CAAGTGGAAAAGAGACGAAGTGATAAAAGAGGGAGCAGAAGAAGGAACATCACCGAAGGATGTAGCATCAAGAAGTGATGTGATAATAACAATGCTTCCAAATTCTCCCCAAGTAAAAGAAGTAGTATTGGGGAATGGAGGAGTAATAGAAGGAGCAAAAGAAGGATCGATATTAATAGATATGAGCTCCATAGCGCCGCTTGCAAGTAGAGAAGTATCAGAAAAATTGGCAGAAAAGAAGATAAGAATGATAGATGCTCCGGTAAGCGGAGGAGAACCGAAAGCAATAGACGGAACTCTTTCAATAATGGTAGGAGGAGAAGAAAAGGACTTTGAAGAATGCCTGCCCATACTGAAGACAATGGGGTCATCAGCAGTACTATGTGGAGAGATAGGAGCAGGCAATGTAACAAAACTTGCGAATCAAATAATGGTAGCAGTAAACATAGCAGGGATGTCGGAAGCATTAGTATTGGCGGCAAAAAGTGGAGTAAGTCCTGAGAAGGTATATAATGCAG is a genomic window of Acidilutibacter cellobiosedens containing:
- the garR gene encoding 2-hydroxy-3-oxopropionate reductase — translated: MKIGFIGLGIMGRPMSKNLLKAGYELVVYDRNKWKRDEVIKEGAEEGTSPKDVASRSDVIITMLPNSPQVKEVVLGNGGVIEGAKEGSILIDMSSIAPLASREVSEKLAEKKIRMIDAPVSGGEPKAIDGTLSIMVGGEEKDFEECLPILKTMGSSAVLCGEIGAGNVTKLANQIMVAVNIAGMSEALVLAAKSGVSPEKVYNAVRGGLAGSTVLDAKAPLIMDRKFDPGFRIDLHIKDLGNVIETGHGVGVPLPLTSSVMEMFQALKVDGLGSEDHGALVKFYEKLSHIEVTR